One part of the Solea solea chromosome 16, fSolSol10.1, whole genome shotgun sequence genome encodes these proteins:
- the LOC131475412 gene encoding uncharacterized protein LOC131475412 gives MHWLPLVAMVIASALPFPHNPVSRIAAAATTTKPGSDDRRDPASRLAAPRVDYDSRGNASQTDSAVGQQPDRRDLHDRKDDVKSSVHEETATFRVDNQGSYRSKSNSGSGGRSGVSLDRRTLRTEDISQDNSPPKDYKADRSSRQEISSFMDFYKKDSTGRPLQVSAAENHNTASPVATLKAPHGPEPTVPSEQLRETSTIRTGTEQTPGAEESATLEAGPGLGPGLDSLLGDEMFLDAHPRVLFSPSLSPPEHPPLLLMLESGLLEEDGGGEEQEDMDGHIEGHGDRAIDRSTTPSWTDSSRVTTSEAAHPVRRDKRSHLMDRRRGEKSVCEAESVWVTDKRSAIDSRGRQVTVLEEIQTQTGPLKQFFYETRCRQAEQESGTSRGRGSGAAAPPRSPGMGLAGSGCFGVDKKQWLSECKAKQSFVRALTKDTNNRTGWRWIRIDSSCVCVLLSRANQVPGREVLTRTGRG, from the coding sequence ATGCACTGGCTTCCcctggttgccatggtgattgCCTCGGCCCTGCCCTTCCCTCACAACCCCGTGTCCAGGATCGCTGCGGCGGCGACGACGACAAAGCCTGGCTCCGACGACCGCCGGGACCCGGCCTCGCGCCTCGCAGCTCCGCGTGTGGACTACGATTCTCGCGGAAATGCCTCGCAGACGGACTCGGCCGTCGGCCAGCAACCCGACAGACGAGACCTTCACGACCGCAAGGACGACGTGAAATCCTCCGTACATGAAGAGACCGCCACGTTCAGAGTGGACAATCAAGGAAGTTACCGGTCGAAAAGCAACTCAGGCAGCGGCGGCAGAAGCGGCGTCAGTTTGGACAGACGAACACTCAGGACCGAGGATATTTCCCAGGATAATTCTCCACCAAAGGACTACAAAGCTGACAGAAGCAGCAGGCAAGAGATCTCCAGCTTCATGGACTTTTACAAGAAGGACTCCACGGGCAGACCTTTGCAGGTTTCTGCAGCAGAAAACCACAACACTGCCAGTCCTGTTGCAACGCTAAAGGCTCCGCATGGACCAGAACCAACTGTTCCTTCAGAGCAGCTGAGAGAGACATCAACAATCAGGACAGGGACTGAGCAGACGCCAGGGGCTGAGGAGAGCGCGACCCTGGAGGCAGGACCGGGTCTGGGCCCTGGACTCGACAGCCTCTTGGGAGACGAGATGTTTCTGGACGCACATCCACGAGTCCTCTTCTCGCCCTCGCTGTCTCCTCCAGAACACCCGCCTCTGCTGCTCATGCTGGAGTCCGGCCTGCTGGAGGAGGACGGCGGcggggaggagcaggaggacatGGACGGACACATCGAGGGTCACGGGGATCGGGCGATTGACAGGAGCACGACCCCGAGCTGGACCGACTCCTCCAGAGTCACCACCAGCGAGGCCGCGCACCCCGTTAGGCGGGACAAGCGCTCGCACTTGATGGACCGACGGCGAGGAGAGAAGTCCGTGTGCGAGGCGGAAAGCGTCTGGGTCACCGACAAGAGGTCCGCCATCGACTCCCGCGGCCGGCAGGTCACCGTCCTGGAGGAAATCCAAACCCAGACGGGACCGCTCAAACAGTTCTTCTACGAGACCCGCTGTCGCCAGGCCGAGCAGGAGAGTGGCACCAGCCGGGGGAGGGGTTCTGGCGCGGCGGCGCCGCCGAGATCCCCGGGGATGGGCCTCGCCGGGTCCGGCTGCTTTGGCGTGGACAAAAAACAGTGGCTGAGCGAGTGCAAGGCCAAGCAGTCGTTTGTGCGAGCGCTCACCAAAGACACCAACAACAGAACTGGGTGGAGGTGGATCCGCATCGACTCGTCCTGCGTCTGCGTGCTGCTGTCCAGAGCCAATCAGGTGCCGGGGAGGGAGGTCCTGACTAGAACCGGGAGAGgctga
- the ppfia3 gene encoding liprin-alpha-3: MMCEVMPTISEDGRSGGGGGSSSPAGGGGGGGIGGGMGGTGSGYSSREARSGSSGGDEGGSTGNLESLMVNMLTERERLLESLRETQDCLGTAHLRLRELGHEKESLQRQLSIALPQEFAVLTKELNLCREQLLEREEEIAELKAERNNTRLLLEHLECLVSRHERSLRMTVVKRQAQSPAGVSSEVEVLKALKSLFEHHKALDEKVRERLRVALERVATLEEELQSSSQEVVSLKEQIKRRQQGLDNGKERLPNGPSSILDDGETDRQREGEIERQRSELGQLKERLALMCRQVGEIEEQLTSARRELARSEEANQKLQRDVKEALCQREDMEERITTLERRYLSAQREATSLHDIKDKLENELASKESLYRQSEEKNRQLQERLDDAKQKLQQTLQRAETLPEIEAQLAQRVAALNKAEERHGNFEERLRQMESQLEEKNQELQRARQRERMNDEHNKRLSDTVDKLLSESNERLQLHLKERMAALEEKNALSEELSNMKKLQDDLLANKDQLIAELERLQLELDQLRARPGGSYSSRSLPGSALELRYSHGGGSLPTGSTTHLDPFGNATSGGVVRRSHRTRWSSAREDSTKYPDWESGGLLGSGFEPGVDVGCSDDEDDGDHRFGSELLSPSGQTDVQTLAIMLQEQLEAINKEIKLIQEEKENTELRAEEIESRVSVALDGPPIPPTSLGRDGTGRGFIPSSITSSTLASPSPPSSGHSTPRLPHSPARETDRQNNKDDDRSLALLDSTPPPTPRALRLDRMALTHPGAMLDDPRDFRSLSADGSSSNSSQDSLHKSSKKKSIKSSIGRLFGKKEKGRMGQPGRDGSSSLASTPSEDLASGDPMGLNKTGTLGPADKDRRSKKKHELLEEACRQGLPFASWDGPTVVSWLELWVGMPAWYVAACRANVKSGAIMANLSDTEIQREIGISNPLHRLKLRLAIQEMVSLTSPSAPASTRSSTSNVWMTHAEMESLNAATKPPELKEFSWDQILAYGDMNHEWVGNDWLPSLGLPQYRSYFMESLVDARMLDHLTKKELRGQLKMVDSFHRVSLHYGIMCLKRLNYDRKELERRREESAHQNKDVMVWSNERVMCWVQMISLKEYADNLRESGVHGALLALDDTFDYTDLALLLQIPNQNTQARQLLEQEYNSLLTMGTERRPDEDGSKTFTRSPSWRKMFREKDLRGVTSDSAETLPANFRASAISTPSVTLRKVQSDANSGARGESASVRTYSC, translated from the exons GAGTTTGCAGTGCTGACCAAAGAGCTGAACCTCTGTCGGGAGCAGCtgctggagagagaggaggagatcgCGGAGCTGAAGGCTGAGCGCAACAACACACGG ctgctgctggagcaccTGGAGTGCCTGGTGTCGCGTCACGAGCGCAGCCTGAGGATGACGGTGGTGAAGCGGCAGGCCCAGTCCCCAGCGGGCGTCTCCAGCGAGGTGGAGGTCCTGAAAGCCCTCAAGTCCCTGTTTGAGCACCACAAAGCTCTGGACGAGAAGGTGCGGGAGAGGCTACGGGTGGCTCTGGAGCGAGTGGCGAccctggaggaggagctgcagtCGTCCTCGCAAGAG GTCGTGTCTTTAAAGGAGCAAATCAAGAGACGGCAGCAAGGACTGGACAACGGCAAAGAG cGGCTTCCCAACGGACCTTCCTCCATCTTGGACGACGGAGAAACTGACCggcagagagagggtgagatAGAGCGACAGAGGTCGGAGCTGGGGCAGCTGAAGGAGCGACTGGCGCTCATGTGCAGACAG GTCGGGGAGATCGAGGAGCAGCTGACGTCGGCCAGGAGGGAGCTGGCCCGGTCCGAGGAGGCCAACCAGAAACTACAGAGGGACGTGAAGGAG GCACTTTGTCAAAGGGAAGACATGGAGGAGAGGATCACCACGTTAGAACGCAG GTACCTGAGCGCCCAGAGGGAGGCAACATCTCTCCACGACATTAAAGACAAGCTGGAGAACGAGTTGGCCAGCAAAGAGTCTCTGTACAGACAG AGCGAGGAGAAGAACCGGCAGCTCCAGGAGCGTCTCGACGACGCCAagcagaagctgcagcagaCTCTGCAGAGAGCGGAGACGCTGCCTGAGATCGAGGCCCAGCTCGCCCAGAGGGTGGCAGCACTCAACAAG GCGGAGGAGCGTCATGGCAACTTTGAGGAGCGACTGCGACAGATGGAGTCGCAACTGGAGGAGAAGAACCAGGAGCTACAGAGA GCaaggcagagggagaggatgAACGACGAACACAACAAGCGTCTCTCCGACACGGTGGACAAGCTGCTGTCAGAGTCCAACGAGAGGCTGCAGCTCCATCTGAAGGAGAGGATGGCGGCGCTGGAGGAGAAG AACGCTCTGTCTGAGGAACTGTCCAACATGAAGAAACTCCAGGACGACCTCTTAGCCAACAAG gACCAACTGATCGCGGAGCTGGAGAGGCTTCAGCTGGAGTTGGATCAGCTGAGAGCGAGACCCGGCGGCTCTTACTCCAG TCGCTCACTGCCAGGTAGCGCTCTGGAGTTACGGTATTCCCACGGGGGCGGGTCCCTCCCGACAGGTTCCACCACTCACCTGGATCCCTTTGGCAACGCTACCAGCGGGGGAGTGGTCCGGCGGAGTCACCGTACTCGCTGGAGCTCTGCGCGGGAAGACTCCACCAAG TACCCAGACTGGGAGAGCGGGGGTCTGCTGGGGTCCGGGTTCGAGCCCGGCGTGGACGTGGGCTGCTCTGACGACGAGGACGATGGGGACCACCGCTTTGGCTCCGAGCTGCTGTCCCCCAGTGGACAGACGGACGTGCAGACTCTGGCCATCATGCTGCAGGAACAGCTGGAGGCCATCAACAAGGAGATCAA ACTGAtccaggaggagaaggagaacaCGGAGCTGCGCGCCGAGGAGATCGAGAGCCGGGTCAGCGTGGCGTTGGACGGCCCGCCCATTCCTCCGACCTCGCTGGGCAGAGACGGCACGGGACGGGGCTTCATCCCGTCGTCCATCACGTCCTCCACCCTggcctccccctctccccccagCTCGGGACACTCCACCCCTCGCCTCCCTCACTCCCCGGCCCGTGAGACTGACAGACAG AACAACAAAGACGACGACCGCTCGCTCGCGCTCCTCGACTCCACGCCCCCTCCCACCCCCCGTGCGCTGCGATTGGACAGGATGGCCCTCACCCACCCGGGCGCCATGCTGGACGACCCACGGGACTTCCGCAG tCTCTCAGCAGACGGCAGCAGCTCCAACAGCAGCCAAGACTCCCTCCACAAATCCAGCAAGAAGAAAAGCATCAAGTCTTCCATCGGTCGGCTTTTTGGGAAGAAGGAGAAGGGGAGGATGGGCCAGCCCGGGCGGGACGGATCCTCTTCACTTG CATCGACTCCGTCCGAGGACCTGGCCTCTGGAGATCCCATGGGCTTGAACAAGACCGGGACTCTGGGTCCGGCAGATAAAGACCGCCGCAGCAAGAAGAA ACACGAGCTCCTGGAGGAAGCTTGTCGCCAAGGACTTCCCTTTGCGTCGTGGGACGGACCCACAGTCGTGTCCTGGTTGGAG CTGTGGGTGGGAATGCCGGCCTGGTACGTCGCGGCCTGCCGCGCAAACGTGAAGAGCGGCGCCATCATGGCCAACCTCTCCGACACGGAGATCCAGAGGGAGATCGGCATCAGTAACCCGCTGCACCGCCTCAAACTGCGGCTCGCCATCCAGGAGATGGTGTCGCTGACCAGCCCGTCTGCACCGGCCAGCACTCGCTCT TCGACCAGTAACGTGTGGATGACCCACGCTGAGATGGAGTCCCTGAACGCAGCGACCAAACCTCCA GAGCTGAAGGAGTTCAGCTGGGACCAG atTCTGGCCTACGGCGATATGAATCACGAGTGGGTGGGCAACGACTGGCTGCCCAGCCTGGGCCTCCCGCAGTACCGCAGCTACTTCATGGAGTCCCTGGTGGACGCGCGCATGCTGGACCACCTGACCAAGAAGGAGCTGAGGGGACAGCTCAAAATGGTGGACAGCTTTCACAG GGTCAGTTTGCATTACGGCATCATGTGCCTGAAGCGCCTGAACTACGATCGCAAGGagctggagaggaggagagaggagagcgcACACCAGAACAAAG ATGTGATGGTGTGGTCCAACGAGCGAGTGATGTGCTGGGTGCAGATGATCAGTCTGAAGGAATACGCCGACAACCTCCGGGAGAGCGGCGTCCACGGGGCGCTGCTGGCTTTAGACGACACTTTCGACTACACCGACctggcgctgctgctgcagatccCCAACCAGAACACGCAG GCCAGGCAGCTCCTGGAGCAGGAGTACAACTCCCTCCTCACCATGGGAACCGAGAGACGACCCGATGAG GACGGGTCAAAGACGTTCACGCGCTCGCCGTCCTGGAGGAAGATGTTCAGGGAGAAGGATCTGAGGGGCGTGACCTCCGACTCTGCCGAGACCCTGCCTGCGAACTTCCGTGCCTCAGCCATCTCCACGCCCTCCGTGACCCTGAGGAAAGTCCAGAGTGATG CCAACTCTGGTGCCCGGGGTGAATCTGCCTCAGTGAGGACGTACTCCTGCTAA